GCGGCGATGAATGGACGCTTGCTCAATTGGTCCGGCATCTCTCGAAGATTGGCGGCTTTGACCGCATTCGCTACACGACCAGCCATCCGCGCGACATGGATGATGATCTGATCGCCGCGCACGCGGATACGCCGGAGCTGATGCCCTTCCTGCACCTGCCGGTTCAGTCGGGCTCTAACAATATCCTCAAAGCGATGAATCGCGGGCATACGCGCGAGCATTATCTCGACATCATGCGCCGGATGAAAGAGGCGCGGCCCGATATGGCGCTGGCGTCGGACTTCATTGTTGGCTTCCCGGGCGAGAGCGACAAGGATTTCGAGGACACGATGGATCTCGTCCGCGAGGTGGGTTACGCGATCGCTTATTCGTTCAAATATTCCGAGCGCCCAGGCACACCGGCGGCGGACATGTTCGGCCAGGTTCCTGAAGACGTGAAGAATGAACGGTTGCAGGCGTTGCAAGCGCTGCTGCGTGAACAACAAACGGCGTTCAATGCCTCCAAGATCGGCGAAACGGTTTCGGTTCTGGTGACCGGCAAAGGCCGGAACGAAGGTCAGATGCATGGCCGCTCGCCGTGGTTGCAAGCCGTGCATTTCGATGGCGGCGAAGAACTTGTCGGCCAGATCATCGACGTTGAAATTACCGGCGCCAGCCTCAATTCCCTCGCTGGGCAGCTTCCCGGACAATCGAAAGAGGTGGCCGCTTGAGCCAGATCTGGGAACCGAGGGACGCGGCGCTCTTACCAGTGATTTGCGGGCCCAATCACAAGAATCTCCTGCTGCTCGAAACCAAGCTGGCAGACGGCGACCTGAAAGCCGAAAGCCAGGGCGGCGGCATCCGGCTGCAAGGCTCGGCCGATGCCATTGCCACGGCGGAGCTGGCGCTGACTGCTTTTGAAGCCACGCTGAGCAAGAATCCCGATGCCGGCCTGCCTGCGCTGGAAGGCGCACTGGAACAGGCCCGTACGCCGGATCAGAGCTACCAGACCCTGACGGGCCTGAAAGTTCCGATCAAGCCGCAAACCAATACGCAGGCCAAGTATCTCGATCTGCTGACCGGCACCAAGAATGATCTCATCTTCGGAGTCGGCCCCGCGGGTACAGGCAAGACGTTCCTCGCCGTCGCGGCGGGCGCAGCGGCGCTGAAGAACAAGTCGGCCTCACGCCTGATTATCACCCGGCCCGCGGTCGAGGCAGGCGAGAATCTCGGCTTCTTGCCAGGCGATCTGGAAGAAAAAGTCGAGCCCTACCTGCGGCCGATCTGGGACGCGCTGGACGAGACCCTGGGCGCCGACCAGGCCGGACGTTTACGCGAGAAGCGTGTGATCGAAGTCGCCCCGCTTGCCTTCATGCGCGGACGAACTCTGAAGAATGCCTTCGTGATCATGGACGAGGCACAAAATGCCACAGTCGCCCAGATGAAGATGGTGCTGACCCGGCTCGGCCGTGACAGCCGAATGGTCGTCACCGGCGACCCGGGCCAGGTCGACCTGCCACGCAATCAGCCGTCCGGGCTCGCGCATGCCTTGCGGATCCTGCGCGGCGTTGAAGGGGTTGGACGGGTCACATTCTCTGCCAATGATGTCCGGCGGCACGCATTGGTGAGCCGGATTATCCGTGCCTATGATCAGGATGCCGAGCAAAAGCGCGATGATTGAG
This DNA window, taken from Hyphomonas sp. Mor2, encodes the following:
- the miaB gene encoding tRNA (N6-isopentenyl adenosine(37)-C2)-methylthiotransferase MiaB, which produces MSKTGPNTNTKSVFIKTYGCQMNVYDSERMKDVLAPIGYAPVDSPDGADLVVLNTCHIREKATEKVYSELGQMKKLKQAQGGKMTIAVAGCVAQAEGAEIMRRQPAVDLVLGPQAYHKLPEMIARVHRSTGERLETEFETLEKFDALPKARTADGPTAFLSVQEGCDKFCTFCVVPYTRGAELSRPVDDIVLEARNLASQGVREVQLLGQNVNAYHGAAPKVDGGDEWTLAQLVRHLSKIGGFDRIRYTTSHPRDMDDDLIAAHADTPELMPFLHLPVQSGSNNILKAMNRGHTREHYLDIMRRMKEARPDMALASDFIVGFPGESDKDFEDTMDLVREVGYAIAYSFKYSERPGTPAADMFGQVPEDVKNERLQALQALLREQQTAFNASKIGETVSVLVTGKGRNEGQMHGRSPWLQAVHFDGGEELVGQIIDVEITGASLNSLAGQLPGQSKEVAA
- a CDS encoding PhoH family protein, with amino-acid sequence MSQIWEPRDAALLPVICGPNHKNLLLLETKLADGDLKAESQGGGIRLQGSADAIATAELALTAFEATLSKNPDAGLPALEGALEQARTPDQSYQTLTGLKVPIKPQTNTQAKYLDLLTGTKNDLIFGVGPAGTGKTFLAVAAGAAALKNKSASRLIITRPAVEAGENLGFLPGDLEEKVEPYLRPIWDALDETLGADQAGRLREKRVIEVAPLAFMRGRTLKNAFVIMDEAQNATVAQMKMVLTRLGRDSRMVVTGDPGQVDLPRNQPSGLAHALRILRGVEGVGRVTFSANDVRRHALVSRIIRAYDQDAEQKRDD